One window from the genome of Alnus glutinosa chromosome 13, dhAlnGlut1.1, whole genome shotgun sequence encodes:
- the LOC133854420 gene encoding 14 kDa proline-rich protein DC2.15-like, whose protein sequence is MDCKRSLSASLFISINLLFFSLGSGCYTCPKPNPNPSPTTPARLSCPRDALKLGVCANLLNGAVGAVVGTPPDIPCCSLLQGLVDLEVAVCLCTAIKANILGINLNIPISLSLLINTCGKNVPSDFQCA, encoded by the coding sequence ATGGATTGTAAGAGATCTTTGTCAGCTTCTCTATTCATCTCAATCaaccttctcttcttttccctCGGAAGCGGTTGCTACACTTGTCCCAagccaaaccctaacccaagCCCCACCACTCCTGCCAGGCTGAGTTGCCCGAGAGACGCCCTAAAGCTGGGGGTTTGTGCAAATTTGCTTAATGGAGCCGTTGGCGCTGTCGTTGGGACCCCTCCAGACATCCCGTGCTGCTCATTACTCCAAGGGCTTGTCGATCTTGAAGTTGCTGTCTGTCTTTGCACTGCCATTAAAGCAAACATTCTTGGCATCAACCTTAACATCCCCATTTCACTGAGCTTGCTCATCAATACTTGTGGGAAGAATGTCCCCTCTGACTTCCAATGTGCCTAG